ATAGAATGGCTTGGCTTAGCTTGCCCAGGAACCTACTTGGTGCAGATAAACCAGGCTGGTCACGGGGCAGGCACAATGGGGGAGGGACGAATGGATTAAATCGAGGAGCGACTGTATTCCCTTCTGCTGAAGCTGCGACCTGTAGTTATTCTTACAGGGGAGGGAAGAGGACCTCTGGGCTTTAACCCACAGGCTGTGGAGCTTGCGGTGGGCTGGGAGGGAAAACTCCTAGTGCGAAGTGAGGAAGGAAGAAACGTTCTAATTAATCGCTAGAAGTGATTAGACGCCATAAAGAATAATTGCACCTATTTAGtgtaaaatagggcttccctggtggctcagtggtaaagaatctgcctgcaatgcaggagacccgatttcgatccctgggttgggaagatcccctgcagaagggaatggcaacccactccagcactcttccctggagaatcccatagatggaggagcctggtgggatacagtccgtggggttgcacagagtcggacacgactggagcggcTAAATAGCAACAGCAGTGTAAAATAAGGTGTGTTGTAGATAGAGAAGGGAAAGCCTGAGTGTGGATCACAGGTGGTAGACGGAATTCCTCCATATATGAGGTGCTTCTGGTGTGGAAGGAGGACCTGCAAACTTTGGCTGAACGAGACCCTGGCCCTGGAGTAGCTGTGCGGAGGCGGCTGCTAGATTCAACTGGGTCACAGGTTAAGTCATTAGCTGTATTACCATTAATCAAAACTGTGACTATTGAACCCTCTCTCGATCCATGCCTCTCCAAATAAGCCATTAGGGTCACCACCTAGTTATAGGAttcccatcccccctccccccccagtcGAATTTTCCTGAGTACCTGCACCTGAAGTGTGGCCTCCCCAGACCTGTGTCCTGAACCTGTTTCTTGGCAAGTTCTCACAataaccatcaccatcactaAAAGAGCAGGGATCTGGCATTAAAACTGATGTTTTAGAATTCTCATACCACAATTGCTTGGCTTTTTAAACTCTAGAAACATAGAAGTGTAAGAGAAATATCTCTTTCTCCTTATTAGATAATCAAGAGTGGTTAACAATATAAAATCTTTAAGCTAGAAGGGGTTTTCCAACAAGTCTCCCTTACATCCAGAGATGAAATCCAAACAAATCTTGGGTTggttctttcttttattaaaaatagctaTTCCGTTATTAAACACAATATTTCTACATGAACAGAGAGGAGGAGTAATTAGGACATTTTAGAATGATCATGGGTTTAGTGGAGGATTTGCTTAAACCAGAAGCAGATATGAAATTCATGAGGCAGGGTAGGACTATGAACAACCAACATTTCTTTGcaggcatgattttttttttttggcttgtgaaGTCCTGGCCACCGTCCCCTAAGGGACTCAAACCTAGAATGTGGTCAACCTTCACTTGGTCATCTTTGACCCAAGGCCAGTCAAAGAACATTGATTTCTGCTTAGGACACTGAGCTGCAAGTTACAGAGTTATGTATCCTGGAGATTAGGAaaccatttttgctttctttctgaagATGTTTTGACTATGTAAACCATTTTAACAAAGACTGAACTGGCTAACATGAAGTCAGCTTCCAATAATGAATTTATTAAACGCTCTATTATGTCACAGATATTAGAGATCACTGTCCAGTCCCTTTTGTTTACAGATAATaactgaagctcaaagaagtGAAGTGTAAGAACCAAATTTCTACACACTCCGTCTAGATAGCTCAactatactattttttaaaagcaaagtttcTGAACTTTGGTGCTCAtcattaattataatttaaattcccaaaacttttttttaaactaatcttGTTTGCTCAGAaattgatttcttaaaaaccaaGCTTTTATTTGTATGGAGAGTTACATTTTTATGCCATTTTAGTGTCTTAAATGTAATTCAGCTTCTTGTGATTGCTTAGACCTTATGTGTCAATGAAATCCACACACAAACattgacaaaaaacaaaaacaagtactCTATTCAATTTGATATAGggagttaagaaaaaaatgaaacattcttCTAAAAGCCACCTAAACAGGAAAAGTAATAatgaaacacacaaaaattatgaaaattagaTACTTTATTTATAGTTTAATCACAAGAAcaattttcttgttctttcaagATGTAAATACATACTAGAATAAACTCTGtagaatatacaaaaaatacatacttttcccatgaaatttttctttataataaatagaAGGAAACACGTGTGTGGCTGATCCTGATAATGCTCCGTGTCTGCTTAGGTTTTCAgtctgttgatttatttttaatctcttgaaAGAATGGGGGAGTTTCTTCTCCCCTAAAAGGTCGAGATAAATAATTCATGAAGCAATCCTCCCTCCTGATTTTTCCGTTTTCCTccacatttttccttttgatagAGAGTTCAGCCTAAATTTCCACGCTTGCATTCAATCATTACAAAGCCTACAAATTATACAATGACTTCTAACCTGGCCCTCTAACAAAACAACTTTTTCCCCCTTATAAATCATAAAAGACAGATggcaaaatggagaagaaaaaggaaagaagagcgGGACAATAGGCATTGTGACGAATCTGGGAAACAGAACAAAGTGCACATCAGAGAGGGAAAGTTTGGTCTGACAGGTGAAATTCCCACAGCCCGCAGGCAGCACTGGGAATAAAGCAGATGCCAGCCATTGCAAATCTGTGGATAATATTATTACCGGTAAAATCATTCAGATGCTAAGACACATTTCTTTCTACTCGACATTAACATCTCTATGCAGAAGCAAAGGTGAAGAGATCGCAGGAACCGGTTGCGTTCCCCCTGGGAGATTCACAGGAATCGCACCGAGAGGGCGGGAGCTTCAGTCCGCTCTACAAACTCTTCAGACGCGTCACCTTTATCTCTTCCCAGCATCTTTTTACCTTAagtgcctcccccctccccaccccaaactcTAGAATCCTCTTTGACAATAAGCTCCATCACACCAATAAATTGGAGGGCCCGGCTGGACTAAGGAAGCCCTTAGCCAAGGAATGCAACAAATAACGAGTAATGAGAACGGCTACACATGCTCAGAGGAGTGAGATGGTTTCCGGGGCATGGGAAGCGGGGGGCAGGAGGCGGGGGCAGGAAAGGGCGCCCACTAAGGCCTGGCGTGGGTAGGAGAGATGGCAGTTCTAGATACAGTCCCTGACTATGGGGAGGTGAGGTGCGTAGCGGTGCTTGTCTGGAGGTGGGGGCTGCCAATAGTCCATGTCTGAACCCTCCGGGCTGGCGGGAGATAAAGTGCAGCTGTAGGGGGAGGTGGAGTTGCAGGAGGCCGAGGAAGACTCCGCGGGGCTGTTTGTGCAGCTCCACGTGGAGGCGGGCGAAGGGCTGTCTCCGTTGTTGCTCAAGGCGGCGCCAGTGCCTCCCGGACTCAGCAGGACGGCCTCGGAGAAGAGCGCCCCGGGCAGGCCGCCGCCCCCACAGTGGTCAGCCAGGCGCAGGGTCTCGGTGAGCGCCCATATGTAGTTGTGGGCGAAACGCAGGGTCTCGATCTTGGTCAGCTTGGCGTCCTCCGGAAATGTGGGGAGCACCTCACGCAGCGCGTCCAGCGCCGCGTTGAGATTGTGCATGCGGTTGCGCTCGCGGTTGTTGGCCTTCAGTCTCCGGGTCTTCTTGATGCGCTGTACGGTCTCGGCCGTCTTGGCACCCCGAGAAACAGCCCTTGCCCTCGAAGGGCGCCGCTTGCACTCATGCACCACACCCAGCAGCCGCGCGGGCCGGCAGCCCTCGGCTCCTCCCGGCGAGCCGCCCAGCGCCGCGGGCGCGGCCTCTGCCCCAAGCTGCCGCCGCGCTCCGCCCGCCGCGCccagctcctcctcttcctcctcgtcAGCGCTGGAAGACAGAGGGGTCAGAGCCGCCGAGGCGGGGGAGGCCGAGCGCAGCAGCACCAGCacgtcctcctcctcctttaaCTCCAAGCTCTCGGATTTGACGAACATCCTGGAGAAGAGAGCAGAGCGGGAGAAAGAACCAGGCCGGGTGTGAATATAGAAGCTGAGATAGGCTGTCAGCGTTAGCGGGACCACTGCTGCGCGCCCGAGAAGACCCGCTCGGAATCGCGCCAAGGAGGAAAGTAAGCTGGGGAGGAAACCCTGCCCGTGTTCTCCCAGCTCGCGGGCGCCCCTTGTTGCGACCCTGTCGCCAGCCACCTGGGTTCCGAACTCTGACACGCCCTGACAGCTGTGTTCTCTCCCGGGAAGGGACTGCGACCCCGCGACAAAAGATTCGTCGCGAGCGAAGGGCGTTCGGATGTGGCGGGACGCCGTGCGGGAAACGCCCCTGAGCTGGAAGCCGCAGCGCGGGTACTTACTTGCTTCTCTCTCTGAACGTGCCCCGGCGTCGCTCTTCGGCGCGTGCTGCGATTCTCCGCGCAGCCGGGAGCTCAGCGCTGCTCCTTCTGCCGGCTTGGAGGCACCCGGCCTGGCGCTGCGGCGGCGCGGCTCCGCGGGGGACCTCTGCGACCGGCGACTTTGCCAAGAGCCCCGGCGGCCTCGGCGACCCGCCCGGGTCTCGTGTGTTGTGGTGGTGGTGCGTGTCTGTCTTGTCAGTCAGTCCCTGGACGCGCGGCTCCTGGCACGCGACTCCCAGGCACTCCAGTTAAAGCGAAGCTgcttgtggttcagtggctgCGTGTCTGGCACACGACTCTCCTTAAAACCCCTTATATACCACCAAGAAAACAATCAGATCTGCCCCCGGGGcccccagctccccccaccccaaccctcggCCGCcgccttctcctcccctcccctgtgcCGGCCCCCCTTCTCCCCCGCTTTTCCCTACCCGGCTAACTCTTTTCATTGCATTATcatcattcatttctttctttcttcacccacttccccccctcccctggccctgccatccatccatcctcctctTTCCATCGCCCCCCGCCTCTCTTTCCCCCCTTTATCTAATCAGCATAACATGGTTCTAAAGCTCCCGTTGGAGCTCGAGGCTGCGGTCGGACTGCTGGAGCGGCGGCAGCGGCTCAAGCTGCGGCTGTTGTCGCCGTCGCTGCCCATTGTGATTGGTGGCTCGCGCTCGGCTGGAGCGTGCCGCTAATTTATTAATGAATGGAGGTCGCGAGGCGCAGCTGGCCAATCAGGGCGCCCCGGACTCCGGGAGGCCTGCGAGCCACGCGCACAGGAGCCCGCTCCCTTTCAGCGGCTCATTAGGGGCCGGGGCgctgggggcgggtggggagaCCAAGGCGACCGCCCGGGTCCCAGTCCTCGCGGCCGCACCCCACCCCCGTCCCGACGCGCACGCGCCGCAAGGCACCCGGCGCTGTCTGGCCTCTGAGCTCCCGGACGTCGGGATCCGAGAAATTAGTTAATAGGGGTCAGAATCCCAGGAAAAGTAGGAAGCCCTCTGCTGCAGCCGGACGTCTCTTGGCAAAGCTTCTTAGGAACGGTATCAAATAGTAAAGTATTTCAAAACGCTTTCCTTTGGTTAAAGGAGGCATAGGGTATGGATGGCGAGCTGTGGTCACTTGGCGGGCAAGCATGTTTAGGTTCCAGAAAGTCTGACGCGGAAGGGTGaagagagaggaggctggaggaTTCATAGAGGCGTCTCCTGACAGGGAGCTCGAGTGGAGGAGCAGCTGATGGGCTTTTAGAGGAGGTGAAGCTGAAAGCACTCACAAACTAGAGCTAAAAGGGGCCTCCTCATTTTACGTGTGCTTTTGCACCGTAGGGGATTTTGGTTTTCGGTGAAGGGTGGGGGGCGTTTGGGCTGACCCCTGTTTATGGTGGGGCGGGACCGCAAAGGGCTTCCTGCGTAGGTGGCAGCGGGAGGAGCGGCCAGCTCGTAGCTCAGCAGAGCGAATGGGCTGCGCTGACATTTCCATGACCTCTGCTCCGCGCTGGGGGGCGTTGTAGGGACATGGGGCCCGTCCTCCCGCTTCTCCCGGCTTTTCAATAGGAAAAAAGAGCTGGAGGGCTACTGGACCTCGGAGGGAACTTGTTCTGAATTGCTCAacagccctccctccctcctcctcctcacgcCCACCCTCTTGTCCAAGTGGCTGACTTCTTAGAACCACAGGGCCCCGAAGTGTGTGCTGGGCCGAGTGTTAGATGGTGCATGAGTAGCGGGAATGGATCTGGCCTACAGTAGATTGCAGAGCAGTTTCTTTTGCAGATTAAGTTTCAGCAAGGCGCAATGGGAATGTTAAGATTTGAGAAGTGTTGAGAGAAAAAGAATGTTGTCTGTGGTCTCTGTCTCATTCGGATTGTAGGAATTGGAAACAAGCTGTATTTCAGAGAAGGGGACTATGAAAGTGGgcatggttttaatttgtttgATGTTTCCTTCAGGGAGATAATGAGCAGGCTTGGAAGGCataaagtaaagaaaatgaaaattagaatctCATGAAAGGGACTGCTACCCGCTGCAGCTATCCAACCTCAGACTTCTTTGtcttgaaattatttgaaaattgccACAGTTTTCACCTTGCTGGTTGATACTTGTTCTTTgcgtcccccccccccacacacacacacacacacacacacacacacacactttaaaaacaaagtccCTAAACATAATAGCACTATTTCCCCAGTTCCCTCCTCAGTTCTTTTAGAACAGCTTAATTTCATATGGCAGAAGTGCAgatattaaacaaaaaagaagggaaatgttTAGTCTCTTCAGAACACAGCATCTGCCTGTCCCACCCTTCTTTGGGTGTCTCTCTCTGTATCACGAACCTGCAGAATAAAAAACGCCATAGAAGAGTTTGTTCAAGAAAAAGATGCATCAATAGTGAAAGATACCAAAAGTGCTTACCTTGGTTGATGCATACTTTAGCATTATTTTATAGGATATGATCACTGaggccaaataagtaaatactctTTACAGTCCCCctaaaagaaaactttctaaTGTCTTGTCTAGTCAAAAATTGAAGGAACACATGGGAATGGATGCAGgatttttgtattaattttgaaagaaataggATGAGAAAACTGGGTTCTGAGGAAATGATCAAAGACTGCTAAAAACAAATACTGGAATGATGGGAGATATTATGGAGTGTCAGCTTTTACATACCTACATCTCATGGCAGGAGTGGCCTGCAAAGAAAGACAAGCCAGTAGGTTAATGtaatagaaacaaaggaaagtttACTTTAGTATCAGTAGAAACACACTTCTTAGACAGGTCTTAAATTTTTGGTCTGGCTAGGAAGTGCTGGGTTGATTTGATGATAAAATatattagggggaaaaacagaATCAGAATCTAGTTAAGTGGTGGCTTAAAGGAAAACCTGATCAATTGTGTATAACTCCAAACACCAAGATCAAGCTGGTTTTAATGTTTAGTGCTAGAAACACACAATGGATTTCTTTAGAtgatttttaatactattttgGTGTCTGaccactgtttttattttcttccaagattttatgtttttatgatgCACTGAAAGGGTACATGCTTTTCTTTGTTAAAACCCAAACTTCCTATGCTGTCTGTAAGAAGTTAATTATGAATATTTAAGAGTATCCTGTGGAGATATTTAGTAACAGTAAAATATTATTAGGGTAAATTGCACATTTCTGATTCTGGAAATTTCCAGGAAAGGAGAgtctttccaaaaggaaaaaatatgcaaagaaacatAAGCTTGTGTACATATTTGAATGACAGAAATCAATCTCTAATCTATGTAGCTATAAAGAGATCATGGAGTttatataactatttttaaagtaaggaGTTGGTTGGCTATATGCAGTGAGTGGTTTGTGTTAGAttactgtgcaaaagtttttttttttaattacccgCTATATTATCTTCCAGCTTCCCGTGTAGCtcagtagttttaaaaaaatctgcctgcaatgaaggagacctgggttcaatccctggggtggcaagatcccctggcaaaggaaatggcagctcactccagcattcttgcctgaggaatccaatggacagaggagtttgatgggctacagttcatggggctgcaaagagttggacacgactgagtgactaaacaataacattattctgtttttgctttgtagCCTTCAAGAAAagcatcactgtttttttttttttttttaatttgtttggctgtgctgagtcttagttgtggcatgtgggatctagttccctggtcagggatcaaacctaggcacccttcattgggagcttggagtcttagcctctaGACCACAGGGGAGGCCCCAAGAAAAGCATCACTGTTgataatatttctgaaaatatttcctaCTATGAAgagtattgttttttaaaagaaaagaacatcaaGAACTATTAACACAGTAGTGCAATTCAGAAGTCAGCCATTCACACTCAGTCGCAAAATTTTATTTGTTCCACATTTTGCTTGGTTTTGCTGAAAGAAAGCAATTTCGATTTGTATTCAGATTTGCAAAGACGCGGCCAGTGCCAGATATCCTTAGCTGGGCCCTTCTAGCACTCTTTTAACTTAAATAAATTCAAGAGGCACTTGTGTGGTCTAAAAGATTGTCCAGATGAAACGAGGCTGAAATGTTATGCGAAGGGGGAGGGGAGCGCGTGAATAGCGTCAGTGAATTTGGTGACCGAGGGCCGCTCCTGTCCATTGCGTGAACTGTCCTAAAGGGTCAAACTGTTCATCTTCAGCCCCTCTTTCAGCGTGCAATCCCTACTTTAAGAGAACAAAAGCTCAAAGCAGGCAGTTATCAAGAAATGGGAGCCCAATGATTTAAACTCATCCCCaagccttaaaaagaaaggaggcCCGAGTATGTGTAGGGAGAGAAAAGTGAAGTAAGGGGAGCAGCGAGGGGGGTGGAGACCTTTAGAAagtctttgttgtttttaagaaGCTTGAACTTTGAGACGACCCAAGAGCCCTGAAGTTTAGGGTAGGTGTTGCTGTGGGGCCAGAGACTGATCCCATCCACACTTCGACCTCACAAGTGGCCGAAGAGGACAAAGGGCCACCCCGCCACACTTCTGCTGCTGCAGGTGAATGTGGGGGGGTGGGTGTGAAGAAAGGTCCTGTCCCAGAAAGCACAAGAGCAGAAGTTTGCCTCCCGTCCCCAGGTTCACAGTAAACCGTCCTGACTACGAGGAAAGAGAGGGGCTCTGCTCTGCTAAAAAGGACTAGATGATGCGTCTGCCAAGGATGGCTTTGTAGCCTAAACCCTAATCCACCCGGTTAGCTCTCCGAAAGGCGGAAAGATGGACAGAAAAAGTTAGCCAATCCTGAATAGCTTTAGTTATTTGTTGGGGACTAGAAACACTCCGGTTTCCAGAGTGGGTGAAGACCGAGTGGAAACGATTAGCCCCCTCCGCTTCCCCCGCCCTTCCCCGCAGAGGGCTCCTCGCCACGCCAGAGTTCATTACTAGTGATGAGCAGATGGTGAAGCGCTGGGAGGCAGAGTGGGCTCGGATTTTTGGGGGGTCCCCTTCTGTGGAGCCAAGGAGGTCGAGAACAATAACAGTGTAAACCcatcaccccctccctccccgccgtACTGGGCCCCTGTGCGGAATCCTGTCTCACCCTGGATCTCTCCCTCGGGTCCTGTGGGGGAGGGCTTGGCACCCTCGTCCGGCAGAGGTCGGAGCTGGGATGGTGTGCGGCAGCTTCACTGCGCCAGCCCCTCCCGCTTCCGTATTTGGGGATCGGCGGGGGGAATCTACAAGGGGGGGTGCAAGGCAGAGAAGGTCGTAACGCCCCTCTCTGGGGACCCTTATTCCCTTGCATTAAACCCGTATAATGTGCTTTGGCGCCATCCAGGGAATCCAGCTTGACGCACGAGGTCTTGTTGGTGTTGAAACCCACCCGGCAGGTGCGGAAAGGCTCCCTTCCTTTTGCGCCCTCTCTGCCCTCTTCCCAGCAGCTCCAGAGAGGCAGCGCCCAGCAGGCGTCTCTGCACTCGGTAGGCGACCCGCTGCCCGAGCACTCCCCTTCTTTCCCACGAAGGGAAGAAGTCACTGTAGGAGACTGGGCCAGTCTCCGCCAGCTCCCTGATTGTTTTCCCCAggtaaggggaaaagaacagccGGCGATTGAATGGGAGGCTGGGGGCCACTAGGGAGAGAAGCCCCCTCATCCCCTCTGTGCCTGCAAAAAGGGACATTGGCTATCCAGGGGAAAGTGCAAGAAAGAGAGCACTAATCGCTGAACCAGGAGACAAACACGATTACCAGCTCCGAGCCTTGAGTCAGAAAGTCTCATAGACTTTAAGATGTTAATCCCCGGCATAATCCTTCCTTTGGCGTGTAGGAATAGCGCAGCCACAAGAgttgttttgttatttatattGGCGTTTAATAAAACTCAGCCAGCGGTGAATGGGCTGCCCACTCTCCAGTGGTAATTAATTCCCTATTTCAGTGACCCAATTGTCCTGGGACAGAGCTGTGAGCCCGGCCCGCTGCCCCGGCCCCTCTTTGTGCGGATACACGGCCCTCGTGCTTCGACAGCTATGGAAACTCATTCTTTTGATGTCATTCAAGGAGTTTTCCTTGGGCATCTTCTAAACTTCAAGGACCCTTTTCTTTCTCCGTTTCATGAAAAGCAGTGCGAGCTTGACCACCTCTGTAGAATTTAATGATTTGCTGAAAGAACTCTTTGGGGTTTGTGTAAGGAGttagacagagagaaaggaaatttggCAGCCTGCTCTCTCGCAGGACTGTCCCCAACCTGAAAAACACAAAACTCATTcaaagcaatggaaaaaagatctgaaagctgattttccctctcctctccccactaaGGAAAAATGTAACCTCCCCCAAACACTGAATTCTCTTCTGGAAATTGTTTGTTG
This sequence is a window from Odocoileus virginianus isolate 20LAN1187 ecotype Illinois chromosome 21, Ovbor_1.2, whole genome shotgun sequence. Protein-coding genes within it:
- the NEUROG2 gene encoding neurogenin-2, whose translation is MFVKSESLELKEEEDVLVLLRSASPASAALTPLSSSADEEEEEELGAAGGARRQLGAEAAPAALGGSPGGAEGCRPARLLGVVHECKRRPSRARAVSRGAKTAETVQRIKKTRRLKANNRERNRMHNLNAALDALREVLPTFPEDAKLTKIETLRFAHNYIWALTETLRLADHCGGGGLPGALFSEAVLLSPGGTGAALSNNGDSPSPASTWSCTNSPAESSSASCNSTSPYSCTLSPASPEGSDMDYWQPPPPDKHRYAPHLPIVRDCI